One Ignavibacterium sp. DNA segment encodes these proteins:
- a CDS encoding T9SS type A sorting domain-containing protein, with translation MKLKLFIVLIFILSFRSSILYSQTWERIYEYEFTGHIYGLQFDSFGNFYVASDSGLLCSTDRGVNWKNLYPTIGFNTYVSNVLPLGKNELLISCTDGILYTNDGGLAWSGDSSNIGIDFLVMDKDENIYAGWVAVHKSTDKGKSWSKLKDSLYIWSFYITSEGNMLAGTHCGIFLSEDNGYNWTRTGYFDCGDITYIKGTTNDEIIFIVGADRFRGIRYSTDGGYNWKYVSNSDTIRWGASIIPINDNEVYFGSQFYGVFKYNIQDSSLTGVNDGLEFGVSAMAYDSLGYLYVASDGIYRSKNTLDSAKYLRNSVYNYSLAQNYPNPFNSITTIEYSLEFPGQVYITIFNLLGENVGEILNEFKTKGNYQVVFNASRLASGIYFYQMRVDDFTQVKKMILLR, from the coding sequence ATGAAATTAAAGTTATTCATAGTGTTGATTTTCATTTTATCCTTCCGCAGTAGTATTCTATATTCACAAACCTGGGAAAGAATTTATGAATACGAATTCACAGGTCATATTTACGGTCTTCAGTTCGATTCATTTGGGAATTTTTATGTTGCTTCAGATAGTGGTTTACTCTGCTCAACTGACAGAGGAGTGAACTGGAAAAATTTATATCCTACCATTGGTTTTAATACATACGTTTCTAATGTTTTACCACTTGGTAAGAATGAATTGCTTATCAGTTGTACTGATGGAATACTATATACAAATGATGGTGGACTTGCTTGGAGCGGAGATTCTTCAAACATCGGAATAGATTTTTTAGTTATGGATAAAGATGAAAATATATATGCTGGTTGGGTTGCTGTTCATAAATCAACTGACAAGGGCAAAAGCTGGAGCAAATTAAAAGATAGCCTATACATATGGTCATTTTATATTACTTCAGAAGGCAATATGCTCGCGGGTACTCATTGTGGTATATTTTTGTCAGAGGATAACGGTTACAATTGGACAAGAACCGGATATTTTGATTGTGGAGACATAACATATATTAAAGGTACAACGAATGATGAAATAATTTTCATCGTTGGTGCGGATAGATTTCGAGGTATTCGTTATAGCACTGATGGCGGATATAATTGGAAATATGTAAGTAATTCAGATACTATTAGATGGGGAGCATCCATAATTCCAATAAATGATAATGAGGTTTACTTTGGTTCACAGTTTTATGGTGTATTTAAATATAATATCCAGGATTCCAGTTTAACAGGCGTTAATGACGGTTTAGAATTTGGTGTTTCAGCAATGGCATATGACAGTCTTGGTTATTTGTATGTAGCCTCCGATGGAATTTACAGATCAAAAAACACACTTGACTCGGCTAAATATTTAAGGAATAGTGTTTATAATTATTCACTCGCACAAAATTATCCGAACCCATTTAATTCAATTACAACGATTGAATATAGTTTAGAATTTCCCGGGCAAGTTTATATCACAATATTCAATCTTCTTGGCGAAAATGTTGGTGAGATATTGAATGAATTTAAAACCAAAGGTAACTATCAAGTTGTCTTTAATGCTAGCAGATTAGCAAGTGGAATTTATTTTTATCAAATGAGAGTAGACGATTTCACACAAGTAAAAAAGATGATTTTGTTACGTTAA